TACATGATAATTGCTCCATTTTATGACCACATATCAATGAATTTGTCATACTAGCGTTAGCGTTCATACTTATTAAAATGCCATACATAAAGATAGATGACGTCATCTATTGTGACATCATTCAGAGCCTCTGGACAGCAGCAGTCCCATTATCGGGTTCCCGCACACATGGTCGCATTTCCACTAAAACCAGACCTCGGTTTGACCAACGAGACGTTCGAAGCAAATAATCCTGTGAGGaactaattaaaaacaaacatttgatcaTAAATTCCAGTAATAGGAAGTCTAAGGATATATTGTTTCTTCTTATTCCACGTTATGTTGCtgataattaaataaaattttaaCAAGGCACAAACGCAGCTTCCATGTTTCTTAGTTGAGGTAATTAAGGCATCGACTGCCATGAATAAAAGAGATTTATTGAATTTGAATTTGGATCAAGTCCTTTGAGAGAAGCTGTAAACAGACATGGAAAGATCTCAGAACACAAACAATGAAACTAATTGGGAAAACATGACAGCGTTTAGCAGTTGGAGTCATCCATTCtgtcttctctcccccccccccccaactccgtAGCACCAGCCTGCACTTCATTAGTCTCATTCTCTTCCCAGAACTCCTGTAGTTGTGACTCCTCTTTTCCGGAACAGAGGAATGTTTCTCCCCCAGGTCCGGCTGATGGAACTGGTTGAGGCCTTGGTTGGGGTCCAGGTCCGTTTCTTCAGGGTGAAAGAGATGGTTGCCCCCCCCGCCCTTCAAATCCCCGAATCCCATAGCTGAAAATCACTGCCAGCTGAGCTGACAGGCTTATCCATGCCTACATCAGAGCTGAGAGAGGCTCCTGGTGGATAAGGAGCCAGACGGAGCAACAGACCCCGTTGAGCGGACGCTGCTTATGTAGTGAGATAATATTTCGGCGCGAGTGTGGTCACTGACAGGAAGCGGCGTCACACCAGCTATCGTCCTTCGCCTTTCACCCCGGCATTATATAAACCTCATTCAGTATTTATAGAAAGTTGAAAAACATATGCTGTtttccccatcatcatcatcatcttcgtcaTCGTCATCCCTTCGAGCTGTTTTTCCCAGTCCTACCAGTCAGGTGACATCACTGTGGAGTATTTAATGACTTGGCAGCTAAATGCAGCGTTCAGAGTTTCCTTGGGAAGGTTGGTGAATAAGCACAGCTGTCTTTATTGTTACCCAGCTTGAGTTTCAGGAGTTTAATGTCTACATTACATTTAGAGAACTACCGAAGGCCAGAACTTGACACTCGCTCGCTCAGGTTACGTTAGCTGCCCCGATGCTGGAGACCTGGGTGCGCACAGACAAAAGTTGTAACTCTCTACTGGGGTTCAGGACAAAGGAAGCGGCCTGACTTCTGGCTTTTTTGCCATTTGAGTTGACATCATGAGACACTTTCAGACACTTTTCAGAATTAATCAcatgaaagaaatgagaaagcTGCATGGATGGTGCCCACACAAAAACGGTCAGTTCAAAAACGTTGCTAAATCTTTGTGGCCCTTTCAAGAACAATGCCGCCCACCACTGCACCAGTGGGGGAAGATGTCGGGGCGTATCGCAGCTTTCAGTTTAATGGGTTAATAATTGGAGTCAGCAATCTTCTGAATTAACTGTTGGACTTGTGCAGTAGAACAAACAATCAGAAAGCAGATGGCTGAGGAGGATTCACCCCAGTGGCGGTTGTGCATGATTTTCAATGTGCTGTGTGAGGATTTATTTTACTGGTCTCCACAATGTCCACTCTGTTTTGTACCTGACGCGTGAAGCATCTCTACTGCCCTCCTCTTTGATTGATAGACAGCAACGCGTTGTTTGACAAGGTTTTTCAGTTTATCCCAGGCGGGGACCTTGATGAGAGAAGTTGTGATGAGTATTTAAGCAGGAAGATGCAgacaaaatacaaatacaaactTTCAACGTGGCTTTGGGGAATTACAGGTTGTGGTAAACTTACGACTGGCCATCTTGAGTAAACACGCTCTGCTTCGTGGTGCTGTGACATATAAAAGCTCTTAGTTGAGAGCAAGGCCTGAGTTGTGTTTGTAAACCCTGATGCTTCTGTACCACTCAGCATTAGCTGCTGTTCTGATGAAGGAAGCAGATTGTGTACAGAACGGGTGTGTCAGGAACAGTGAGTTGACTGTAATACGCAGGAGGAGAAACGCTTGTTGGTCTGACGTTAGTTGCTGAGCAGGCGGGTGCAACATGCACGTCGGCTGTTTCAAAGGTACCGCTGGAGCTGTATTTGCACTGTCACCCAACCCTAAACTGGACTTTGAATCTTGTATTGGAAAAGCGTGTTGTCACTTGGGCAAACATGATGAAACCGGTCACTGATTGGTCCTTAATGCGGTTTAAACGGCGGTTTCCTGTACGGCCGGTGAACTCTGGACTTGACTGGAAGAATGGTGGACAAGATCTGGAGGAAGAGTTGGCAGTTTATAGAACATACGCTGTCTTCTCGCAAAGCGCAGAGCTCGTGTAGTGCTGCGGGATGTAAGAGTGAGTGAGTACCCCCTGGTTTTTATCGTCTTCGAGATCATCGCGGTGCGGTAAATGTAATCCTGCGCGAGCAAGTGGGTCGATGACTCCAAGGTTTGGAGCTTGTGTTTGTGGCAGCTGTCTTCTTGTGTAAAGGGCAggtttgttgctgctgttagGCAGCGACAATTGAAGCACAGGTTAAACACTGTGAGTGTTACAGGGTCAGTAATGGCACTTCACTTTTCAAGTGCCTGACTGTTTATTCTGTGTCAAGGACAAACGCTTCATTCATAAATCCCTCACCGTGTTTTTACTTTTCTGTTCTGCAGCGTTGAAGGGGATGGACGGCCCAGTGACAGTGGCCCGTCCCTGGACGGGGGAGCCACCTATGGCCAGGGCCCAGTGACCCACGGCTCAGCCATCAGCCCCGACAGATTCGAAAGCCCGTTGTACAGCCAGGGGGTTCAGCCCGGGCCGCAGCGGCCCCGTCGGGCCAAGCTCCAGCACTCGCAGTCCATCCTCCGCAAGCAGGCCGAGGAGGAGGCCATCAAGCGGTCGCGCTCGCTGTCCGAGAGCTATGAGCTCTCCGCCGACCTCCAGGACAAACAGGTATTTTAGATGTGAGGGTCAGATCCTGATGTGTCCAGTGTTGACACACAGGTGGAAGTGGAGGTGTTGATGCTGCAAAAGTTTTAAGCTTGAGTGTGATTTCCATTGAATTTAGCATATTTTTATATGCACCTAATGGACAGTCAATTATAACATAAGAATATACTAATAATAGACATAAATTCACATATTTGTATGGGTCAGAAGGTTATTTTCCCTATTTCTATAATAGCCTGCTTGATTAAACTTAATTTCCTGTTCAGGTGGAGATGTTGGAGCGTAAATATGGCGGACGGTTCATAACTCGCCATGCGGCCCGCACCATCCAGACAGCCTTCCGGCAGTATCAAATGAACAAGAACTTTGAACGTCTCAGAAGCTCTATGTCTGAGAACCGCATGTCCAGACGCATTGTTCTCTCCAACATGAGGATGCAGCTCTCGTTCGAGGGACCTGAAAAAGTGCACAGTTCCTACTTCGAGGGAAGACAGGTGTCCATGACAGAGGACGGCACTCCGCTGTCTCTGGTGCAGTCAGAATGTGGGGATATCGAAGTGCACCATCAGGCCAACGTGGCTTCTCATCCAGCTCCGCAGGGCGACCTGACGGACGCCATCACGGAGCTGGAGGACACTTTTTCCAGGCAGGTCAAATCCCTGGCCGAGTCGATAGATGATGCACTGAACTGTCGCAGCCTTCAGGGCGACGAGGGCACCGACCCGGAGGCGATGGGCTGCCGTAAAGTGGAGCGAGAAATGCCCTATCAGGTGAAGTCCCACCGCAGGGGAGGCGGGCGCCTGGACGATGAAACAATGGCCTCGTACAGCGATGTGACTCTGTTCATAGACGAGGAGGACATGTCCCCGTCCATCGCTCTGTCCAGGTCAGGGGAACAGCCGTCCAGCACAGAATCAGACCTCCGGTTACGATCCGTTAACTCTTCCCAGGAGTACTGGCCCATTGACCCCAAAGATGAGGGTCGTGACACGGACACAAGCTGCCGTAGCACGCCTTCTCTGGACtgccaggaccagcgtctcagAATGGACCACCTGCCTCTGTTGACCATCGAACCTCCCAGTGACAGCTCGGCAGAGCTCAGCGACCGCTCCGAGCGCAGCTCTGTCAAGCGGCCGCCTGCATACGAGCCCCACGGCCACATCGTCACGTCGTCCCAGGCCAGCCCGAAACACATCCTCCACGGGCCTCCGCCGCGAGCTCCCTCTCGTGACGACGACGCGCCTCTGCGCCACCGGCACCGGCAGCTGGAAAGCCACCTCGCCATCAACGGCTCGGCCAACCGGCAGAGCAAATCGGAGTCGGACTTCTCGGACGGGGACAACGACAGCATCAACAGCACGTCCAACTCCAACGACACCATTAACTGCAGCTCGGAGTCCTCGTCCAGGGACAGCCTGAGAGAGCAGACGCTCAGCAAGCAGACCTACCACAAGGAGACCAGGAACAGCTGGGACTCGCCCATCTTCAGCAACGACGTCATTCGGAAGAGGCACTACCGCATCGGCCTGAACCTCTTCAACAAGTAGGTGACGGAGCAGATGCTCGACAGATGTTGGTAGCGGGGAGCGAAGGCGATGCTGGAGTTTAGACCTTTATGAGCTTGTCACAGAAGCGAAGCTTTTGTGATGACTTCCCACACGTGTGGGCAGCCTTCCAGCCGTCACTCACGATCCGCTTCGTGACTACTCATGAAACtaaattaaaaccaaacacTAACTGAGGAGCtttgaacacaacacacagctTTTTGGCTTATCGAGCTCATAAAAATGGTAACTCATGAGGAAAATGTGTGTTCACCTCTTACCTTTACTTATGTGTTTGATTCAGGAAGCCCGAAAAAGGCATTCAGTACCTGACAGAGAGGGGGTTCATCCCCGACACACCGGTCGGCGTGGCGCACTTCCTTCTGCAGCGGAAGGGCTTGAGCCGGCAGATGATTGGGGAATTTCTCGGCAATCGACAGAAACAGTTCAACAGGGATGTCCTGGAGTAAGAACCATTGACTTTATTTCTGGAATATCTCCACAATGAAGCGTGGACAAAATAAAGAGTTATTCAAACATTAAGACTTGCAACACAAATAAAATGGGGAGTTCCCAGTTACTCTCTGTAACTCTCTTATGCCGACATTGTTCTGTCTCCTTCTGTGGCAGCTGTGTTGTGGACGAAATGGACTTCCAGAGCATGGAGCTGGACGAGGCTCTCAGGAAATTTCAGAATCACATCCGCGTTCAGGGGGAAGCCCAGAAAGTGGAGCGGCTCATCGAAGCCTTCAGGTTAGATCCCACTGTGGAGAAGACAAATAGGGCACAGAAAATCTGCCAGAATGATCACAGATTATTGTAACaggcgttgtgtgtgtgtgtgtggggggggggggggtctgtgctTTTGAGCTGGATTTTATTCTGATGGCTCCTTGGTCTTAAATCTGGATAATCCAGTGGGTGCGCTGATGACCAGCACACAAGATTACGGACACTTGAGGGTGGAGAAGAGTGATATTTACATAAAGATAAAAACTCTTCCAAGATCCTCTTTCAGGATAGATAAGGAGACTTTAAATCTTATGCTGATGGAGGCTGCCACCAGTTTTCCAACAGATTTTGCTTTTATGATTTAATAATTGAAATGTAGAGAATGTTAGTCGGGGTTTTTAAAGTGCCATATCACTCAGTTTGGTTGCTTCTGGGTTTTATTTATCTGCCATCTGGCTAAGTGTTGGACACAAAGAACTGCTTTTGCTTTCTCCAGAGGGCCGATCTAAATATTTGATTGCTGCGAACCCGATGTTTTGCAGGCAAAAGTCCCCAAAACTCAAACATGATGTTGACAAAGTCCCCCTGAAACCACGAAAGTCGACCATAAGAATAATAATGAAGCCATTGTGCTACAATATTTACAGTAACTCCTGGCAGCGACTTGTTGAGTATGAAAACTTTCTCCTGTCTGTGCCCCCCCAGCCAGCGCTACTGCATCTGCAACCCCACAGTGGTGAGGCAGTTCAGGAATCCGGACACCATCTTCATCCTGGCGTTCGCCATCATCCTCCTCAACACTGACATGTACAGCCCCAACGTCAAACCcgagaggaagatgaagctggAGGACTTCATCAAAAACCTGAGAGGTAGCGAAACTCAAACAATTGACTGTTCAAAAGGCTGCTATTGCCTGATTTTCCCCAGCTGCCGTGTGCTAGTACTGCATTATTATCGTGGCGTAACTCTCCGCTCTGTGCCAGGCGTGGATGACGGGGAGGATATCCCCAGAGAGACCCTGGTGGGCATCTACGAACGGATCCGCAAGCGGGAGCTCAAAACCAACGAAGACCACGTCTCCCAGGTGCAGAAGGTGGAAAAGCTCATCGTGGGAAAGAAACCAGTGAGTTACCAGTTTGGTCTGAcattgatgacatcacacattTAAAGTGTGACCCCAGTCTAGCAGAGATCTTTGTAAATTAACATGAACAATACAGAAAATAGcaggttttaaaaaaactggAGCTTTGGGTATAGTTGAAAGGGGCCCGAATTCTTGTGCCCAGACCTTCACGCTGGTGACTTTAACCACCACAGAGGCCTTCAAGGCTGTCAAACATGCTTCTGATGGAAAACTTTGACCTTCTGACACGTCTGAGCACGATACATTTCACTTAGAGGACGAAACGGTTGAAGGTGTGTTTAATGAACCTGTGTAACTAATGCAGCCGGTGGTGTCTCCCACACGTGTGAAGGTTAAACGTGCCAATAGCCAGTGCATCCTCAGCCAAATTTCATTTCTATTAGTTGCCAGTGTGATGGAAGGAGTGTTCTGCCAAATATCCCTCAGTGTACTGACAAATGATCAGTCATGGCTGTTTAACTGCGAGATTAAAAGCCCAGGAGGACTCTCAGTAAAACACTTCAGCAGAAATACCACATTAGGCTTCATCTCCATGATAATTACACTACCTAGTGGTGCTCGGAATCAGTTTCTAGGGGAAGATCTGTTTTCATTGGAGCATCATTACACAGTCCTGAGGTCTGGCATCAGTGAACGTAACACGCGCCCTGTACACAAAACCACGAAGCGCCGCGCAGCTGCTTTAATAGACCCAAGAATGCACAAAATATTGCGTTTTCAGGTGGGCAACAGCAATGCAGCGGCCATGTGTAACATCagccttttcttctctttcagatTGGGTCGCTGCATCACGGCCTCGGATGTGTAAGTAGGCTAAAGAGATGCAAATTACCCATCACCCACTTGTTTCTCATGTGTTATTTACCTGCCTCTGTACGCCACGTGCAGCTGCAAGCTTTAATCTTGAAACCTGAACAACCCGCACACTCCCCGCTGTTGCTGTCCCCTGCAGTCAAAGTCCACAGTTCAGAATTCTTTTGTGGCATCACGCTGCCGTGTTTACGTGTCTCTCGGCACAGCAGGGTATGGGTCACGGCATTCCAGAGCAATGCTTTCCACGCCAAGAATGACAGTCCCTATTGCTTTTGAGAATTAGTTCCCAATGTAATCTTTAAAGGAGGAATTCGGCAGTGTGGCAGGTGTCACCTAGGAATGAACGCTTTAGTTAGACACTAAGATGAAAAAGTAACATTCGAAGTGCAGAAAAATTAGCATAACAATCTTGAAATTGACTCGAATGTGAAATTGAATTCCTAAAATGTAGTGCTTCCCTTTGTCTTGTCTGGCCTCTGAGTGATTccctttaaaatgtcatttcccATTAATGAGTGAAATAATCAGAGGGTTAATCCAGCATGAAATCATTAGCTGCGACCCTGGACAGCAGCCACCGAGCTGTCGCCCGACAGCCCCATGAATCAGCGCAAATGATGCGAAGAATGCGCTCAAACCCTCCGAGGAGTAAATCAGGAGAGGCTGACTTATGTTCCTTGTTACTATGCGCGCTGGCTGCGTGGTGTCCTCTGAAGTTTTAGCCACTTCTTTCCTCGGCCTCGTAGGTGCTCTCGCTGCCTCATCGCCGACTGGTCTGTTACTGCCGCCTGTTTGAAGTGCCAGACCCCAACAAGCTTCAGAAGCTGGGCCTGCACCAGCGGGAGATCTTCCTGTTCAACGACCTCCTCGTGGTAAAAGTCCTCTTAAATCCACTGCTGTTAACCCCAGGCTCAAATATGTGCTTGGCTTCAAGCATGTGTATGAAAGGAAAACATCTCTACATTTACAATACTGCTAGATGAACCTCTGTACAGCCCACCATCAGATATATTATGGGTTGTGGGTTAAATGCTTACCATCTCTATGAGGTGCGAGGGTGgcctttaaaaaccaaaaaatggGCTTTTCCCCCACCCTTAAATGACCGTAATACTAAAAGAATTCTGGCTTTAGACTCGACTGTAGTATCATGGTGAGACTCTTAAGTGTACTTGTTGGAGGAGATACAATATTTATAAAGGGATTTTCGTGATTAATCTGACTTTAGATTTATGTGCACATTGTTCCCAAACAGTGCAGTAATGTTTACCTTTATTTTAGGTCACCAAGATcttccagaagaagaagaactctGTGACGTACAGCTTCAGACAGTCCTTTTCCCTCTACGGAATGCAAGTGATGCTGTTTGAGAGTCAGTGTAAGTGTAAgtcactgtccccccccccccccccacacacacacacacactgtcagtgtTTACCACTGGGCTGGATTAAGCAGCAACACGTGCAGCAGGAATGAGCTGCCCTGACATTTACCCTCCGAACGGCGCACTGATTTGTCCAGTGTGCTTTAACGCGGCGTTTGATCGGTGCCCTCTTGTCTAAatgcaaccccccctcccctctctccgctcCGCCAGATTATCCCAACGGGATCAGACTGACGTCGGCCATTCCAGGTGCGGACATCAAAGTCCTCATCAACTTCAATGCGCCTAACCCCCAGGACCGCAAAAAGTTCACAGATGACCTGCGGGAGTCCATCGCCGAAGTCCAGGAAATGGAGAAGTACAGAATAGAGTGTAAGCCTCCaattaccccccccacccacccccgctCCCTCTGTTGACCACAGGCTGTATGAAGTAGAACACGCATGGTTCTCATTACATTTCAACTGTTACCAGGAAGGCCTTTTACAGTTAACAGTATGGCTGACATGTTGGAGAGCCTTTCCTTCCTTTGACATTGGAATGGGAATTGTGTCCTGGAAATAAAGCATAGTGGGAATGCGTGAAGCAGCAGAAGTACTGATGGAATGTTAATACACCTTTTCTTCAGCAAAACAGTAGTAATGGATTTGTATTCTAGTGCCTGTAGTGTCATTTTTGTACCCCCCAGCTCCATAAAGCCTTTATTCTGCTTCCTGCAgctgagctggagaagcagaagggTGTGGTGAGGCCCAGCATGTCCCAGAGCTCCGGTCTGAAGAAGGAGGCTGGCAACGGCACCATGAACCGGGCCAGTCTGGATGACACCTACGCCATGGGGGAGGGGCTGAAGAGGAGCGCCCTGAGCAGCTCCCTGAGGGACCTCTCTGAAGCAGGTACAGCCAGTCTTCCCTTTACTTCCAGTGGCTGGTTCTCTGTATTCCAGCTCTCTGCAGCGTTATCGAGGGGATAAATATAGCAAAATGTTTCATGGCACCATACTTCTCCCCTTTTGGATCCACCCGTGATTGGGTAGTTTAGTCTGGACTTGACCACCTTGTTTCTGAGAGATTTGCCGTCTGCTTCACGCTAAATTCAGCGAAGGTGCAGAATTTCAGGTAGTCCATCCTCGACATTTCCATTTATGCTTTTATCATCACCCTTTTTTAACTGAGCTTAACCTTTCACACTCAtcaggtttttttggttttatttcttcTGTCCGGGGACATTTCACGACAACCCTGTGTTGGTTTCAAACACCATACGTCACGTAGCTTAGCGACGGTCTGCACGGCCTGGCCGAGCAGCGAGTCGTGGCGTTAGCCTCAGTCATTTCCCATCCCCGAATCTCTGACGCAAGAACGCATTCCATCCATGACAGGTAACGGTTATCAGGTGATTCCCTTGATAACGCCATGAAATCCAGCCAGGAATCTGCCTCCGTATGGTCGGGAAGCAGTAGGTCAGTCAGAGCAGCGGTCCCTCCGCCCTCCTGTCGCCGCTGTTTTCTGATGCAGGATGTGGCATGTTAGTGGGGTCGTTTATGTTcaatgtttccatttttttttcctttcctgccaCGCTCCACCCCATTTGTAGTTACCGTGTTACTTCCTCACACATCAGATATTTTCCTGTTTATCTGTGGTTATCATGTGCCATCGGCTGAGTGTGCCTAACACTGGCGAGAGCGCTCCGTCTGCCCTCAGACCTGTATATGCCTGTACATCCCATATGCAACAACCACTGTATTGCTTTTGATGTGTCTCCTTCTGTGTGACTGTAACTGAGACTGGCTTTTCGCCACTCTTGGCCC
This genomic window from Takifugu rubripes chromosome 3, fTakRub1.2, whole genome shotgun sequence contains:
- the LOC101062232 gene encoding IQ motif and SEC7 domain-containing protein 1 isoform X10; this translates as MLLRYNRNNYRSGMENPSENPTRAADYLKELNRIIDTQQELLERQRGRIEELEQQVSDLCTENACLQERYQRHLATCRLLQGTSSLVTLGAIKEHLTQEKKHVSLPVEVHGNPIRLESAGHRRDVSRRAWKSSSLGVEGDGRPSDSGPSLDGGATYGQGPVTHGSAISPDRFESPLYSQGVQPGPQRPRRAKLQHSQSILRKQAEEEAIKRSRSLSESYELSADLQDKQVEMLERKYGGRFITRHAARTIQTAFRQYQMNKNFERLRSSMSENRMSRRIVLSNMRMQLSFEGPEKVHSSYFEGRQVSMTEDGTPLSLVQSECGDIEVHHQANVASHPAPQGDLTDAITELEDTFSRQVKSLAESIDDALNCRSLQGDEGTDPEAMGCRKVEREMPYQVKSHRRGGGRLDDETMASYSDVTLFIDEEDMSPSIALSRSGEQPSSTESDLRLRSVNSSQEYWPIDPKDEGRDTDTSCRSTPSLDCQDQRLRMDHLPLLTIEPPSDSSAELSDRSERSSVKRPPAYEPHGHIVTSSQASPKHILHGPPPRAPSRDDDAPLRHRHRQLESHLAINGSANRQSKSESDFSDGDNDSINSTSNSNDTINCSSESSSRDSLREQTLSKQTYHKETRNSWDSPIFSNDVIRKRHYRIGLNLFNKKPEKGIQYLTERGFIPDTPVGVAHFLLQRKGLSRQMIGEFLGNRQKQFNRDVLDCVVDEMDFQSMELDEALRKFQNHIRVQGEAQKVERLIEAFSQRYCICNPTVVRQFRNPDTIFILAFAIILLNTDMYSPNVKPERKMKLEDFIKNLRGVDDGEDIPRETLVGIYERIRKRELKTNEDHVSQVQKVEKLIVGKKPIGSLHHGLGCVLSLPHRRLVCYCRLFEVPDPNKLQKLGLHQREIFLFNDLLVVTKIFQKKKNSVTYSFRQSFSLYGMQVMLFESQCKYYPNGIRLTSAIPGADIKVLINFNAPNPQDRKKFTDDLRESIAEVQEMEKYRIESELEKQKGVVRPSMSQSSGLKKEAGNGTMNRASLDDTYAMGEGLKRSALSSSLRDLSEAGVHH
- the LOC101062232 gene encoding IQ motif and SEC7 domain-containing protein 1 isoform X3 yields the protein MDKPSVWRAVVSSTDPRRTREPGPHSSRPGSAMGYRLYDIVEGDGRPSDSGPSLDGGATYGQGPVTHGSAISPDRFESPLYSQGVQPGPQRPRRAKLQHSQSILRKQAEEEAIKRSRSLSESYELSADLQDKQVEMLERKYGGRFITRHAARTIQTAFRQYQMNKNFERLRSSMSENRMSRRIVLSNMRMQLSFEGPEKVHSSYFEGRQVSMTEDGTPLSLVQSECGDIEVHHQANVASHPAPQGDLTDAITELEDTFSRQVKSLAESIDDALNCRSLQGDEGTDPEAMGCRKVEREMPYQVKSHRRGGGRLDDETMASYSDVTLFIDEEDMSPSIALSRSGEQPSSTESDLRLRSVNSSQEYWPIDPKDEGRDTDTSCRSTPSLDCQDQRLRMDHLPLLTIEPPSDSSAELSDRSERSSVKRPPAYEPHGHIVTSSQASPKHILHGPPPRAPSRDDDAPLRHRHRQLESHLAINGSANRQSKSESDFSDGDNDSINSTSNSNDTINCSSESSSRDSLREQTLSKQTYHKETRNSWDSPIFSNDVIRKRHYRIGLNLFNKKPEKGIQYLTERGFIPDTPVGVAHFLLQRKGLSRQMIGEFLGNRQKQFNRDVLDCVVDEMDFQSMELDEALRKFQNHIRVQGEAQKVERLIEAFSQRYCICNPTVVRQFRNPDTIFILAFAIILLNTDMYSPNVKPERKMKLEDFIKNLRGVDDGEDIPRETLVGIYERIRKRELKTNEDHVSQVQKVEKLIVGKKPIGSLHHGLGCVLSLPHRRLVCYCRLFEVPDPNKLQKLGLHQREIFLFNDLLVVTKIFQKKKNSVTYSFRQSFSLYGMQVMLFESQCKYYPNGIRLTSAIPGADIKVLINFNAPNPQDRKKFTDDLRESIAEVQEMEKYRIESELEKQKGVVRPSMSQSSGLKKEAGNGTMNRASLDDTYAMGEGLKRSALSSSLRDLSEAGKRGRRSSAGSLDSNMEGSIISSPHTRRRATTPHEGAPRGHPSVPNPASTSILGSLFGSKRGKPSSQSHSPLPPPGHPTLISHKPHPTNLHHTAQVTHTVQAQHHGHHSHYCQAPQNPPPYHHHHHYHPPPHTQYHQHPAYASHGHQHSHPQHSHYSQHPHHAPHPQHLPHHHSQQAGSGTGGPKPKHSGISTVV
- the LOC101062232 gene encoding IQ motif and SEC7 domain-containing protein 1 isoform X9, with translation MCRDYQTDGSRRPLGGTFPVEGDGRPSDSGPSLDGGATYGQGPVTHGSAISPDRFESPLYSQGVQPGPQRPRRAKLQHSQSILRKQAEEEAIKRSRSLSESYELSADLQDKQVEMLERKYGGRFITRHAARTIQTAFRQYQMNKNFERLRSSMSENRMSRRIVLSNMRMQLSFEGPEKVHSSYFEGRQVSMTEDGTPLSLVQSECGDIEVHHQANVASHPAPQGDLTDAITELEDTFSRQVKSLAESIDDALNCRSLQGDEGTDPEAMGCRKVEREMPYQVKSHRRGGGRLDDETMASYSDVTLFIDEEDMSPSIALSRSGEQPSSTESDLRLRSVNSSQEYWPIDPKDEGRDTDTSCRSTPSLDCQDQRLRMDHLPLLTIEPPSDSSAELSDRSERSSVKRPPAYEPHGHIVTSSQASPKHILHGPPPRAPSRDDDAPLRHRHRQLESHLAINGSANRQSKSESDFSDGDNDSINSTSNSNDTINCSSESSSRDSLREQTLSKQTYHKETRNSWDSPIFSNDVIRKRHYRIGLNLFNKKPEKGIQYLTERGFIPDTPVGVAHFLLQRKGLSRQMIGEFLGNRQKQFNRDVLDCVVDEMDFQSMELDEALRKFQNHIRVQGEAQKVERLIEAFSQRYCICNPTVVRQFRNPDTIFILAFAIILLNTDMYSPNVKPERKMKLEDFIKNLRGVDDGEDIPRETLVGIYERIRKRELKTNEDHVSQVQKVEKLIVGKKPIGSLHHGLGCVLSLPHRRLVCYCRLFEVPDPNKLQKLGLHQREIFLFNDLLVVTKIFQKKKNSVTYSFRQSFSLYGMQVMLFESQCKYYPNGIRLTSAIPGADIKVLINFNAPNPQDRKKFTDDLRESIAEVQEMEKYRIESELEKQKGVVRPSMSQSSGLKKEAGNGTMNRASLDDTYAMGEGLKRSALSSSLRDLSEAGKRGRRSSAGSLDSNMEGSIISSPHTRRRATTPHEGAPRGHPSVPNPASTSILGSLFGSKRGKPSSQSHSPLPPPGHPTLISHKPHPTNLHHTAQVTHTVQAQHHGHHSHYCQAPQNPPPYHHHHHYHPPPHTQYHQHPAYASHGHQHSHPQHSHYSQHPHHAPHPQHLPHHHSQQAGSGTGGPKPKHSGISTVV
- the LOC101062232 gene encoding IQ motif and SEC7 domain-containing protein 1 isoform X2, giving the protein MLLRYNRNNYRSGMENPSENPTRAADYLKELNRIIDTQQELLERQRGRIEELEQQVSDLCTENACLQERYQRHLATCRLLQGTSSLVTLGAIKEHLTQEKKHVSLPVEVHGNPIRLESAGHRRDVSRRAWKSSSLGVEGDGRPSDSGPSLDGGATYGQGPVTHGSAISPDRFESPLYSQGVQPGPQRPRRAKLQHSQSILRKQAEEEAIKRSRSLSESYELSADLQDKQVEMLERKYGGRFITRHAARTIQTAFRQYQMNKNFERLRSSMSENRMSRRIVLSNMRMQLSFEGPEKVHSSYFEGRQVSMTEDGTPLSLVQSECGDIEVHHQANVASHPAPQGDLTDAITELEDTFSRQVKSLAESIDDALNCRSLQGDEGTDPEAMGCRKVEREMPYQVKSHRRGGGRLDDETMASYSDVTLFIDEEDMSPSIALSRSGEQPSSTESDLRLRSVNSSQEYWPIDPKDEGRDTDTSCRSTPSLDCQDQRLRMDHLPLLTIEPPSDSSAELSDRSERSSVKRPPAYEPHGHIVTSSQASPKHILHGPPPRAPSRDDDAPLRHRHRQLESHLAINGSANRQSKSESDFSDGDNDSINSTSNSNDTINCSSESSSRDSLREQTLSKQTYHKETRNSWDSPIFSNDVIRKRHYRIGLNLFNKKPEKGIQYLTERGFIPDTPVGVAHFLLQRKGLSRQMIGEFLGNRQKQFNRDVLDCVVDEMDFQSMELDEALRKFQNHIRVQGEAQKVERLIEAFSQRYCICNPTVVRQFRNPDTIFILAFAIILLNTDMYSPNVKPERKMKLEDFIKNLRGVDDGEDIPRETLVGIYERIRKRELKTNEDHVSQVQKVEKLIVGKKPIGSLHHGLGCVLSLPHRRLVCYCRLFEVPDPNKLQKLGLHQREIFLFNDLLVVTKIFQKKKNSVTYSFRQSFSLYGMQVMLFESQYYPNGIRLTSAIPGADIKVLINFNAPNPQDRKKFTDDLRESIAEVQEMEKYRIESELEKQKGVVRPSMSQSSGLKKEAGNGTMNRASLDDTYAMGEGLKRSALSSSLRDLSEAGKRGRRSSAGSLDSNMEGSIISSPHTRRRATTPHEGAPRGHPSVPNPASTSILGSLFGSKRGKPSSQSHSPLPPPGHPTLISHKPHPTNLHHTAQVTHTVQAQHHGHHSHYCQAPQNPPPYHHHHHYHPPPHTQYHQHPAYASHGHQHSHPQHSHYSQHPHHAPHPQHLPHHHSQQAGSGTGGPKPKHSGISTVV